The following coding sequences lie in one Musa acuminata AAA Group cultivar baxijiao chromosome BXJ3-1, Cavendish_Baxijiao_AAA, whole genome shotgun sequence genomic window:
- the LOC135629382 gene encoding uncharacterized protein LOC135629382: MSGKASSDPSQVGLSGSGALSHVYIQHPPLRCNVPGTQGLYYDDGNKLLLAPSSDQVLSWKVGPSTQSDPPNSDFIGEGPVLSIRYSLDGKLIGIQRSNQEIQFINRESRETFSRRCRPDSESILGFFWTDCPSCDVLLIKTSGIDLLSYEPDLNTLRLVEAKRFSVSWYVYTHESRMVLLASGMQCTIFSGYQFSSGGIIRLPKFEMAMAKAEANHKPVLAAEDIHIVIIYGRVYCLQFDRVSMQLNLYRFYRDAVVQQGALPIYSSRIAVSVIDNVLLVHQVDAKVVIIYDVFLDCLSPISAPLPLLLRGSSVSGRQALQVEDNLTSAYGAMIYGDSWTFLVPDLICDIDNGLLWRICLDLEAIASSSSDVPSVLEFLQRRRSDPSKIKMLCLSIMRAIMLERRPISIITRAIDVLVTSYAHLVKMENAFQGGDRSSKKSQNSGSQSANTSNIVSAESLDETMNRGKSIIKGAESETQQSTIRNLVNVNDNHAKKSTSKASLDSVSDSDGDANLDAMRSNSGESLDKYLSTDLLSSDAMQDIKKNMKHDYLKQSPIESEGLGCSSSRSDSCISNQQEPQIISVAISLDEMYHFVFALVEEELGGDPAYLIAVIVECLRCSTKEKLRVHPNLYMMMIQMLARTNRYSELALFVTNKILEPSKEVALQLLEQGRQNFQIRKLGMDMLRQLSLHHDFVTVLLQDGYYLEALRYARKHKVITVQPSLFLEAAVAANNSQHLAAVLRFFSDFTPSFKLTSDYNRYHTMLIEMS, from the exons ATGTCTGGAAAAGCTTCTAGCGATCCATCTCAGGTAGGACTGAGTGGTTCTGGTGCTCTCTCTCATGTTTATATTCAGCATCCACCCTTACGATGCAATGTTCCTGGAACACAAGGACTGTATTATGATGATGGGAATAAGTTGCTACTTGCTCCATCATCTGATCAG GTTTTATCCTGGAAAGTTGGTCCATCTACTCAATCAGATCCTCCCAATTCTGATTTCATTGGTGAAGGACCTGTTTTATCTATTAGgtattccctagatgggaagttaATAGGGATTCAAAGGTCTAATCAAGAGATCCAATTCATAAACAGAGAATCTAGGGAGACATTTAGTCGACGATGCAGGCCAGATTCTGAAAGCATACTTGGTTTCTTTTGGACAGATTGCCCATCCTGTGATGTTTTATTGATAAAGACAAG TGGTATAGACCTGCTTTCTTATGAGCCTGACTTGAATACTCTCCGTTTGGTGGAGGCTAAACGATTCAGCGTGAGCTGGTATGTTTACACTCATGAAAGTCGGATGGTTCTTCTTGCTTCTGGAATGCAGTGTACTATATTTTCCGGATATCAG TTTTCGTCTGGAGGGATCATTCGCTTGCCAAAGTTTGAGATGGCAATGGCCAAGGCTGAGGCAAACCACAAACCTGTTCTAGCAGCAGAAGATATTCATATAGTTATCAT CTATGGTAGGGTATACTGCCTGCAATTTGATAGGGTGAGCATGCAACTCAACTTATATAGGTTTTACCGTGATGCTGTTGTGCAACAG GGGGCTCTTCCAATTTATTCAAGCAGGATTGCCGTGAGTGTGATTGATAATGTACTACTAGTTCATCAAGTGGATGCAAAAGTTGTCATCATCTATGATGTATTTTTAGATTGCCTATCACCAATATCTGCTCCCCTCCCTCTCCTACTGAGGGGTTCTTCAGTTTCTGGTAGACAAGCATTGCAGGTTGAGGATAATCTAACTAGTGCATATGGCGCAATGATATATGGAGATAGTTGGACTTTCCTTGTTCCTGACCTTATTTGTGATATTGATAATGGCCTTTTATGGAGGATCTGCTTGGATCTAGAG GCTATTGCTTCAAGTAGCTCTGATGTTCCATCAGTTTTGGAGTTCTTGCAACGTCGGAGGTCAGATCCAAGTAAG ATTAAGATGTTATGCTTGTCAATAATGCGTGCTATTATGCTGGAAAGAAGACCGATATCAATTATCACAAGGGCAATAGATGTGCTTGTCACTTCTTATGCACACTTGGTTAAGATGGAGAATGCTTTTCAGGGAGGAGACAGAAGTTCAAAGAAAAGCCAAAATTCAGGCAGCCAAAGTGCAAATACCTCCAACATTGTATCTGCAGAATCTTTGGATGAAACAATGAATCGGGGAAAATCCATCATCAAGGGAGCAGAGAGTGAAACTCAACAGTCAACCATCAGAAATTTAGTGAATGTGAATGATAATCATGCTAAAAAATCTACAAGTAAAGCATCATTAGATTCAGTTTCTGATTCTGATGGTGATGCAAATTTGGATGCCATGAGAAGCAATTCAGGCGAATCTCttgataagtatttatcaacTGATTTGCTTTCTTCAGATGCTATGCAAGAcataaagaaaaatatgaaacATGATTATTTGAAACAATCACCAATAGAATCAGAAGGACTTGGATGTAGCAGCAGCAGATCAGATTCTTGTATTTCAAACCAGCAGGAACCTCAAATCATTAGTGTGGCAATCTCACTGGATGAAATGTACCACTTTGTCTTTGCACTTGTTGAGGAAGAATTGGGAGGTGACCCTGCATACTTGATTGCAGTTATTGTTGAGTGTCTACGCTG TTCTACCAAGGAGAAACTCAGAGTTCATCCTAACCTGTACATGATGATGATCCAAATGCTAGCACGCACCAACCGCTATAGTGAACTTGCATTGTTTGTTACAAACAAG ATCTTGGAGCCATCTAAAGAAGTTGCCTTACAACTTTTAGAACAAGGTCGTCAGAACTTTCAGATTCGAAAGCTGGGTATGGATATGCTTAGACAGCTTTCTTTACATCATGATTTTGTCACTGTACTATTGCAAGATGGATACTACCTCGAAGCTCTGCGATATGCTAGAAAACACAAG GTTATAACAGTGCAGCCATCCCTATTTCTTGAAGCAGCAGTTGCGGCTAATAACTCTCAACATCTTGCTGCAGTGCTGAGATTTTTCTCCGATTTCACACCAAGCTTTAAGCTCACATCTGATTACAACAGATACCACACAATGCTGATTGAAATGAGTTAG